A window of Candidatus Micropelagos thuwalensis contains these coding sequences:
- a CDS encoding phosphoglycerate dehydrogenase, producing MKVLITTVPFGEKNTLPLEMLQGTKVEYVINPLNRKLTEGDLMEMVHDYDIIIAGTEPITEAVLEKASKLKMISRVGIGLDSVDLIAARNRGVKVSYTPDAPAPAVAELTMGLLITLLRSVHVSNLQMHNGLWHRYFGKRIADSTIGVIGVGRIGTRVLNRTRAFGTPRLLVNDLSPNHELSRKFKLEWVDKETIYREADAISLHLPLTTSTKDMIKSKQLLMMKPDAVIINTSRGGIVNENDLYEVMKSGHLNGAAIDVFNDEPYSGNLTKLENCILTAHMGSMSVDCRTRMEIEATEEAVRFINGEALESEVPEIEYISQQHEL from the coding sequence TGCTTCAGGGTACAAAAGTTGAATATGTAATCAATCCACTTAATCGGAAGCTGACTGAAGGCGATCTGATGGAGATGGTTCATGATTATGATATTATCATTGCAGGAACTGAGCCAATAACTGAAGCGGTCCTAGAAAAAGCATCTAAACTGAAAATGATTTCAAGAGTAGGTATAGGGCTCGATAGCGTAGATTTGATAGCAGCAAGAAACAGAGGGGTAAAAGTATCATATACCCCGGATGCTCCAGCACCTGCTGTTGCAGAGTTGACGATGGGGTTGTTAATTACACTACTTAGATCTGTTCATGTGTCTAATTTACAAATGCATAATGGTCTTTGGCATAGATATTTTGGAAAAAGAATTGCTGACTCAACAATAGGAGTAATTGGAGTAGGCCGAATTGGCACGCGAGTATTAAATAGGACGAGGGCTTTCGGAACACCAAGATTATTAGTCAATGATTTATCTCCAAATCATGAGCTGAGCAGAAAGTTCAAGTTAGAATGGGTTGATAAAGAAACAATTTATCGAGAAGCCGATGCTATATCTCTCCACTTACCTCTCACAACATCTACTAAGGATATGATCAAATCCAAACAACTTTTGATGATGAAACCCGACGCTGTTATCATTAACACGAGTAGAGGGGGTATTGTTAATGAAAATGATCTTTACGAAGTAATGAAGTCAGGCCATTTAAATGGAGCGGCAATCGATGTTTTTAATGATGAACCCTATTCTGGAAACCTTACTAAATTAGAAAATTGCATATTAACTGCTCATATGGGATCTATGTCCGTTGATTGTAGAACTCGTATGGAAATAGAAGCTACTGAAGAGGCGGTTAGATTCATAAATGGTGAGGCATTAGAAAGCGAAGTGCCGGAAATAGAATATATTTCACAACAACATGAATTATAG